A window from Micromonospora terminaliae encodes these proteins:
- a CDS encoding LacI family DNA-binding transcriptional regulator, with amino-acid sequence MTTQRTRSLGRPTLDAVAARAGVGRGTVSRVVNGSPQVSPEARAAVQAAIAELGYVPNRAARALVTQRTDSVALVVSESGERVFTEPFFAGIVRGVSSALLETPMQLWLAMAQTQIERERVEHHLTNQHVDGVLLLSLHDADPLPTLLEERGLPTVLGGRPARMLHPNAQPAWFVDVDNVGGARQAVEHLFAHGRRRVATIAGTQDMGAGLARLSGYKEAVRAAGVDLNPDLIAYGDFSEGSGTACMRRLLEVCPDLDAVFVASDLMAFGALRALREAGRRVPEDVAVIGFDDAPIARQAEPPLTTVFQPVEEMGRQMARLLVSRIRGEELPSPHVLLDTKLIHRASA; translated from the coding sequence ATGACAACGCAGCGCACGCGGTCGCTCGGGCGCCCGACCCTCGACGCGGTCGCGGCCCGCGCCGGCGTCGGGCGCGGCACGGTCTCCCGCGTGGTCAACGGCTCGCCGCAGGTCAGCCCGGAGGCCCGGGCCGCCGTCCAGGCGGCCATCGCCGAGCTGGGGTACGTGCCCAACCGGGCGGCCCGGGCGCTGGTCACCCAGCGGACCGACTCGGTGGCGCTGGTGGTCTCCGAGTCGGGCGAGCGGGTCTTCACCGAGCCGTTCTTCGCCGGCATCGTCCGGGGCGTCAGCTCCGCGCTGCTGGAGACCCCGATGCAGCTCTGGCTGGCCATGGCGCAGACGCAGATCGAGCGGGAACGCGTCGAGCACCACCTCACCAACCAGCACGTCGACGGCGTACTGCTGCTCTCGCTGCACGACGCGGACCCGCTGCCCACCCTGCTGGAGGAGCGCGGCCTGCCCACCGTGCTCGGCGGCCGGCCGGCCCGGATGCTGCACCCGAACGCCCAGCCGGCCTGGTTCGTCGACGTGGACAACGTCGGCGGCGCCCGGCAGGCCGTGGAGCACCTGTTCGCCCACGGCCGGCGCCGGGTCGCCACCATCGCCGGCACCCAGGACATGGGCGCCGGCCTGGCCCGGCTGTCCGGCTACAAGGAGGCGGTCCGGGCCGCGGGCGTCGACCTCAACCCGGACCTCATCGCGTACGGGGACTTCAGCGAGGGCAGCGGCACGGCGTGCATGCGCCGGCTGCTGGAGGTCTGCCCGGACCTGGACGCCGTCTTCGTGGCCTCCGACCTGATGGCCTTCGGCGCGCTCCGGGCGCTGCGCGAGGCGGGTCGCCGGGTGCCCGAGGACGTGGCGGTGATCGGCTTCGACGACGCCCCGATCGCCCGGCAGGCCGAGCCGCCGCTGACCACGGTCTTCCAGCCGGTCGAGGAGATGGGCCGGCAGATGGCCCGGCTGCTGGTCTCCCGGATCCGCGGCGAGGAACTGCCCAGCCCGCACGTGCTGCTGGACACCAAGCTCATCCACCGCGCCTCCGCCTGA
- a CDS encoding acyl-CoA dehydrogenase family protein translates to MDFAYDARTVELREKLDAFLTECVYPAEPVHHEQVLAAGDPWARPPVLAELKAEARARGLWNLFLPDRRYGAGLTNLQYAPLAELTGRSPHLAPEALNCAAPDTGNMELLAEFGSEAQRERWLTPLLAGEIRSAFCMTEPEVASSDATNIGTRIVRDGDGYVVNGRKWWSSGAMDPRCEIFIVMGKTDPGADRHRQQSMILVPRDTPGVTVRRGMTVFGYTDAPHGGHAEIDFTDVRVPRENLVGAEGAGFAIAQARLGPGRIHHCMRLIGMAERALELLCRRAAARVAFGRPLAEQGVIREWIAESRVRIEQARLLVLKTAWLMDTVGNKGAHTEIQAIKIATPAMAEWVIDKAIQGHGAAGVSQDTPLAALWAQARTLRLADGPDEVHRASLAKRELRRWS, encoded by the coding sequence ATGGACTTCGCGTACGACGCCCGGACGGTCGAGCTGCGCGAGAAGCTCGACGCGTTCCTCACCGAATGCGTCTACCCGGCCGAGCCGGTGCACCACGAGCAGGTGCTCGCGGCCGGTGACCCGTGGGCCCGCCCGCCCGTGCTGGCGGAGCTGAAGGCCGAGGCCCGCGCCCGTGGGCTGTGGAACCTCTTCCTGCCCGACCGCCGCTACGGCGCCGGGCTCACCAACCTCCAGTACGCGCCGCTGGCCGAGCTGACCGGGCGCAGCCCGCACCTGGCCCCGGAGGCGCTGAACTGCGCCGCACCGGACACCGGCAACATGGAGCTGCTGGCCGAGTTCGGCTCCGAGGCGCAGCGGGAGCGCTGGCTCACGCCGTTGCTGGCCGGCGAGATCCGGTCGGCGTTCTGCATGACCGAGCCCGAGGTGGCCTCCTCCGACGCCACCAACATCGGCACCCGCATCGTCCGCGACGGCGACGGGTACGTGGTCAACGGCCGCAAGTGGTGGTCGTCCGGTGCCATGGACCCGCGCTGCGAGATCTTCATCGTGATGGGCAAGACCGACCCGGGCGCCGACCGGCACCGCCAGCAGAGCATGATCCTGGTCCCCCGGGACACCCCGGGCGTGACGGTGCGCCGGGGCATGACCGTCTTCGGTTACACCGACGCCCCGCACGGCGGGCACGCCGAGATCGACTTCACCGACGTGCGGGTGCCGAGGGAGAACCTGGTCGGCGCCGAGGGGGCCGGCTTCGCCATCGCCCAGGCCCGGCTCGGGCCCGGGCGGATCCACCACTGCATGCGGCTGATCGGCATGGCGGAGCGGGCCCTGGAGCTGCTCTGCCGGCGGGCCGCCGCCCGGGTGGCGTTCGGCCGCCCGCTCGCCGAGCAGGGCGTGATCCGGGAGTGGATCGCCGAGTCCCGGGTCCGCATCGAGCAGGCGCGGCTGCTGGTGCTCAAGACCGCCTGGCTCATGGACACGGTCGGCAACAAGGGCGCGCACACCGAGATCCAGGCCATCAAGATCGCCACGCCGGCCATGGCCGAGTGGGTGATCGACAAGGCCATCCAGGGGCACGGCGCGGCCGGCGTCAGCCAGGACACCCCGCTCGCGGCCCTCTGGGCGCAGGCCCGCACCCTGCGGCTGGCCGACGGCCCGGACGAGGTGCACCGGGCGTCCCTGGCGAAGCGGGAACTGCGCCGCTGGTCCTGA
- a CDS encoding phosphotransferase family protein: MTDPAVDAPQTPTGPAPPGLDLDRLATYLAAHRPELAGPLSARLIAGGKSNLTYLLRAGDREVVLRRPPLGHVLATAHDMVREYRVISALAPTAVPVPEALLLCADPEVIGAPFYLMEKVDGEVYRRREQTDALTAGQRRDLAMAMMDTLAELHMVEPAAVGLADFGRPDGYLARQVRRWAGQLDRSRSRPLPGIDELRDALAGSVPEGANAGRIVHGDYRLDNLLATVEPVAVRAVLDWEMATLGDPLADLGLLLTYWDVLGDSDSAEGNPVADGIGPRAGFPTGAELIDRYAGRSDVDVGPLHWHVALGCFKLAVICEGIHYRHTLGQTLGGGFDRIGEMVAPLVEHGLRAAKGN; the protein is encoded by the coding sequence ATGACCGATCCGGCCGTCGACGCACCGCAGACCCCGACCGGTCCGGCCCCGCCGGGCCTCGACCTCGACCGGCTCGCCACCTACCTGGCCGCGCACCGGCCGGAGCTGGCCGGGCCGCTGTCCGCGCGGTTGATCGCCGGGGGCAAGTCCAACCTGACCTACCTGCTGCGCGCCGGCGACCGCGAGGTGGTGCTGCGCCGGCCGCCGCTCGGGCACGTGCTGGCCACGGCGCACGACATGGTCCGGGAGTACCGGGTGATCTCCGCGCTGGCCCCCACCGCGGTGCCGGTGCCCGAGGCGCTGCTGCTCTGCGCCGACCCCGAGGTGATCGGCGCGCCGTTCTACCTCATGGAGAAGGTCGACGGCGAGGTCTACCGGCGGCGGGAGCAGACCGACGCGCTCACCGCCGGCCAGCGGCGCGACCTGGCCATGGCGATGATGGACACCCTCGCCGAGCTGCACATGGTCGAGCCGGCCGCGGTCGGGCTGGCCGACTTCGGCCGTCCCGACGGCTACCTGGCCCGGCAGGTCCGCCGCTGGGCCGGCCAGCTCGACCGTTCCCGCAGCCGCCCGCTGCCCGGCATCGACGAGCTGCGCGACGCGCTCGCCGGCAGCGTCCCGGAGGGCGCGAACGCCGGGCGGATCGTGCACGGCGACTACCGGCTGGACAACCTGCTCGCCACGGTCGAGCCGGTGGCGGTGCGGGCGGTGCTGGACTGGGAGATGGCCACCCTCGGCGACCCGCTCGCCGACCTGGGGCTGCTGCTCACCTACTGGGACGTGCTGGGCGACAGCGACAGCGCCGAGGGCAACCCGGTGGCCGACGGCATCGGCCCGCGGGCCGGCTTCCCCACCGGCGCCGAGCTGATCGACCGGTACGCCGGCCGCAGCGACGTCGACGTCGGGCCGCTGCACTGGCACGTGGCGCTCGGCTGCTTCAAGCTCGCGGTGATCTGTGAGGGCATCCACTACCGGCACACCCTCGGTCAGACGCTCGGCGGCGGCTTCGACCGGATCGGTGAGATGGTGGCGCCGCTGGTCGAGCACGGCCTGCGGGCCGCGAAGGGGAACTGA
- a CDS encoding amino acid-binding protein — MLLRVRVTLPDRPGTLGQVARTLGVSGADIVQVVVLERLGGRAVDDFTVVWPGTARVERLLAGLAAIPGVRVDGVWRAIGAPTTTGQDAELLAQVAANPADGVATLVDAVPGLLAADWAVAAVVPLDWAARGSGGATVGHASWRAPVPPRLPEVTPLRARSMTTPDGHHYAVAPFGRAGLVLVVARDHSEPLAAAAFHSTEVDRLAQLVRAGAVILGDRLDLVGAPPVTTIT, encoded by the coding sequence ATGCTGCTGCGAGTGCGGGTGACCCTGCCCGACCGGCCGGGCACGCTCGGCCAGGTGGCCCGGACGCTCGGCGTCTCCGGCGCCGACATCGTCCAGGTGGTGGTGCTGGAACGGCTCGGCGGCCGGGCGGTGGACGACTTCACCGTCGTCTGGCCGGGTACGGCACGGGTGGAGCGCCTGCTCGCCGGGCTGGCCGCGATCCCGGGCGTCCGGGTGGACGGGGTGTGGCGGGCGATCGGCGCACCGACCACCACGGGTCAGGACGCCGAGCTGCTCGCCCAGGTCGCGGCGAACCCGGCCGACGGCGTCGCCACGCTGGTCGACGCGGTGCCCGGGCTGCTGGCCGCGGACTGGGCGGTGGCCGCGGTCGTACCGCTGGACTGGGCCGCGCGCGGCAGCGGCGGGGCGACGGTCGGCCACGCGAGCTGGCGCGCCCCGGTCCCGCCCCGGCTGCCGGAGGTGACGCCGCTGCGCGCCCGGTCGATGACCACGCCCGACGGCCACCACTACGCGGTCGCGCCGTTCGGCCGGGCCGGCCTGGTGCTCGTGGTGGCGCGCGACCACAGCGAGCCGCTCGCCGCGGCCGCGTTCCACTCGACCGAGGTGGACCGGCTCGCCCAGCTCGTCCGGGCCGGCGCGGTGATCCTCGGCGACCGGCTCGACCTGGTCGGCGCCCCGCCCGTGACCACCATCACCTGA
- a CDS encoding GNAT family N-acetyltransferase, whose protein sequence is MALWRIRATVDDRPGYLSVLTASLALRGVNILTVQVHTTELGAVDDFLVDAPDRLTEADLRAAVERGRGRNCWVARSEARGLADQPTRVLGLAGRLVRDPDAAGETLRVLLGADAVTWRPTAAAPPGGVDDTTMLLADPAGGSYELRRREPTFTPAEYARAQALVELAATVARRDADRVTLVLPDTAEVPVRPATADDLPGVLELHAGCSDRSRRRRYLSGAQPASARLRRLLEPARGLTLVATAGGAGAPVVAMANLLGEGDEAEAALLVRDDWQRRGLGSALLRRLLGHADRAGYAAVLLHVQAENTPMLRTVRRLDRPTTVQRDGGVVTVTVPLAPGPARVPGQADVTVRARRSS, encoded by the coding sequence ATGGCGCTGTGGCGGATCCGTGCCACCGTGGACGACCGGCCGGGCTACCTGTCGGTGCTCACGGCGAGCCTCGCGTTGCGTGGGGTCAACATCCTCACCGTGCAGGTCCACACCACCGAGCTGGGGGCGGTCGACGACTTCCTGGTCGACGCGCCCGACCGGCTCACCGAGGCGGACCTGCGGGCGGCCGTCGAACGGGGGCGCGGGCGGAACTGCTGGGTCGCGCGCAGCGAGGCGCGCGGTCTGGCCGACCAGCCCACCCGGGTGCTCGGCCTGGCCGGCCGGCTGGTCCGGGACCCGGACGCGGCCGGTGAGACACTGCGCGTCCTGCTCGGCGCGGACGCGGTGACCTGGCGGCCGACAGCGGCCGCCCCGCCGGGCGGGGTCGACGACACCACGATGCTGCTGGCCGACCCGGCCGGCGGCTCGTACGAGCTGCGCCGGCGGGAGCCCACCTTCACCCCGGCCGAGTACGCCCGCGCCCAGGCCCTGGTCGAGCTGGCCGCCACGGTGGCCCGCCGGGACGCCGACCGGGTCACCCTGGTGCTGCCGGACACGGCCGAGGTGCCGGTGCGGCCGGCCACCGCCGACGACCTGCCGGGCGTGCTGGAGCTGCACGCGGGGTGCTCGGACCGGAGCCGACGGCGGCGCTACCTGAGCGGGGCGCAGCCGGCGTCGGCCCGGCTGCGGCGGCTCCTCGAACCGGCGCGGGGGCTGACCCTGGTCGCCACGGCCGGTGGGGCCGGGGCGCCCGTGGTCGCGATGGCCAACCTTCTCGGCGAGGGGGACGAGGCGGAGGCGGCGCTGCTGGTGCGGGACGACTGGCAGCGCCGGGGCCTCGGCTCGGCCCTGCTGCGGCGCCTGCTCGGGCACGCCGACCGGGCCGGCTACGCGGCCGTGCTGCTGCACGTGCAGGCCGAGAACACCCCGATGCTGCGCACCGTACGCCGGTTGGACCGGCCCACGACGGTGCAGCGGGACGGCGGCGTGGTGACCGTGACGGTGCCGCTGGCGCCGGGCCCGGCCCGGGTGCCGGGGCAGGCGGACGTGACCGTGCGGGCGCGGCGGTCGTCCTGA
- a CDS encoding aldehyde dehydrogenase family protein, whose amino-acid sequence MALRLADGTSWSDTLARAVAATPEAFGTAADGITTLHNLVEGGWRAVGAPAPVRTPVDNTVLVNLARLDAESARAAVAHAAAAHREWAQTPLAERKARVDDALDALTAHRDLLALLLVWEIGKPWRLACADVDRALDGVRWYVQEIDRMLADGREPLPGPVSNIASWNYPMSVLVHAELVQLLAGNAVIAKTPSQGGAVCLTVAHALMRRAGLPATLLSGSGEELSEVLVRAPEIGAVAFVGGRSNGGKVAAALLDSDKRHFIEQEGLNAWGIWNFSQWDLLAAHLKKGFEYGKQRCTAYPRFVVQRDLVDEFLDMYLPVVRSVRFGHPLAVADDWSAGDPLPELDFGPLISAAKAEELRRKVDEAVRGGAVPLHRGKLDGAPFLDGQDTSAYVAPAVLLAPPGRSRLMHAEPFGPVDTIVVVDTTDELLAQMNASNGALVASLACDDEELAGKLAVDLQAFKVGINKPRSRGDREEPFGGRGASWKGAFVGGDLLVQAVTVGGDGRLYGNFPDYSSYPAT is encoded by the coding sequence GCGCGCCGGCACCGGTACGCACCCCGGTCGACAACACCGTGCTGGTCAACCTGGCCCGCCTCGACGCCGAGTCGGCACGCGCCGCGGTCGCGCACGCCGCCGCCGCGCACCGGGAGTGGGCGCAGACCCCGCTCGCCGAGCGCAAGGCCCGGGTCGACGACGCCCTGGACGCGCTGACCGCCCACCGGGACCTGCTCGCCCTCCTGCTGGTCTGGGAGATCGGCAAGCCGTGGCGGCTGGCCTGCGCCGACGTCGACCGCGCGCTGGACGGTGTGCGCTGGTACGTGCAGGAGATCGACCGGATGCTCGCCGACGGCCGCGAGCCGCTGCCGGGCCCGGTCAGCAACATCGCCTCGTGGAACTACCCCATGAGCGTGCTCGTGCACGCCGAGCTGGTGCAGCTGCTCGCCGGCAACGCCGTGATCGCCAAGACCCCGTCGCAGGGCGGCGCGGTCTGCCTCACCGTGGCGCACGCGCTCATGCGCCGCGCCGGGCTGCCCGCGACCCTGCTCTCCGGCAGCGGCGAGGAGCTCTCCGAGGTGCTGGTCCGCGCACCGGAGATCGGCGCCGTGGCGTTCGTGGGCGGGCGCTCCAACGGCGGCAAGGTGGCCGCGGCGCTGCTCGACTCCGACAAGCGGCACTTCATCGAGCAGGAAGGGCTCAACGCGTGGGGCATCTGGAACTTCTCCCAGTGGGACCTGCTCGCCGCGCACCTGAAGAAGGGCTTCGAGTACGGCAAGCAGCGCTGCACCGCGTACCCGCGGTTCGTGGTGCAGCGCGACCTGGTCGACGAGTTCCTCGACATGTACCTGCCGGTGGTGCGCTCCGTCCGGTTCGGACACCCGCTGGCCGTGGCCGACGACTGGTCGGCCGGTGACCCGCTGCCCGAGCTGGACTTCGGCCCGCTGATCAGCGCGGCCAAGGCCGAGGAGCTGCGCCGCAAGGTCGACGAGGCGGTCCGCGGCGGGGCGGTGCCCCTGCACCGGGGCAAGCTCGACGGCGCGCCCTTCCTCGACGGGCAGGACACCTCGGCGTACGTGGCGCCGGCGGTGCTGCTGGCCCCGCCCGGCCGGTCCCGGCTCATGCACGCCGAGCCGTTCGGCCCGGTGGACACCATCGTCGTGGTGGACACCACCGACGAGTTGCTGGCCCAGATGAACGCCTCCAACGGCGCTCTCGTCGCCTCCCTGGCCTGCGACGACGAGGAGCTGGCCGGCAAGCTCGCGGTCGACCTCCAGGCGTTCAAGGTGGGGATCAACAAGCCCCGCTCCCGGGGCGACCGGGAGGAGCCGTTCGGCGGCCGGGGCGCGTCCTGGAAGGGCGCCTTCGTCGGCGGCGACCTGCTGGTGCAGGCGGTCACCGTGGGCGGCGACGGCCGGCTCTACGGCAACTTCCCGGACTACAGCAGCTACCCGGCGACCTGA